A region from the Pontixanthobacter aestiaquae genome encodes:
- a CDS encoding acetyl-CoA C-acetyltransferase, giving the protein MAEAYIIDAVRTPRGIGKVGKGSLANEHPQHLAATVLKALKDRNNLDTSTVDDVIWSTSTQDGKQAGDLGRMAALDAGYDITSSGTTLDRFCGGGITTVNFAAAQIMSGMEDCVVAGGTEMMSLTAEMTKEKMAAGLKPPMMGSYNERLQTVHPQSHQGICGDAIASMEGYSREDLDEVGYRSQQRADAAIKAGKFDKSIVPVVDDEGNVILDKDEYPRPQTTREGLAQLEPAFTKIANIPLDAKGTTFAGLVNQKYPGLEIRHFHHAGNSSGVVDGAAGVLVTSEDYAKKNGLKPRARIVATANMGDDPTLMLNAPVPAAKKVLAKAGLTKDDIDLWEINEAFAVVAHKFVTDLGLSWDNVNVNGGSIALGHPIGATGSILIGTILDELERTGGRYGLVTMCAAGGMAPAIIIERVEDFV; this is encoded by the coding sequence ATGGCCGAAGCCTATATCATCGACGCAGTGCGCACCCCGCGCGGAATCGGAAAAGTCGGCAAAGGCTCGCTCGCAAACGAGCACCCGCAGCATCTGGCCGCGACGGTTTTGAAAGCGCTGAAGGATCGCAATAATCTCGACACCAGCACGGTCGACGATGTAATCTGGTCGACCTCAACGCAGGACGGCAAGCAAGCGGGCGATCTGGGCCGGATGGCGGCGCTCGATGCGGGCTATGACATTACCTCCAGCGGCACCACGCTCGACCGGTTCTGCGGCGGCGGTATCACCACCGTGAATTTCGCAGCGGCGCAAATTATGTCCGGTATGGAAGACTGCGTTGTCGCGGGCGGCACCGAGATGATGAGCCTGACCGCCGAAATGACCAAAGAGAAGATGGCTGCGGGTCTGAAGCCGCCAATGATGGGCAGCTATAACGAGCGGCTGCAAACCGTACATCCGCAATCGCACCAAGGTATTTGCGGCGATGCGATTGCGTCCATGGAAGGTTACAGCCGGGAGGATCTGGACGAGGTTGGCTATCGCAGCCAGCAGCGCGCCGATGCCGCGATCAAAGCCGGCAAATTCGACAAGAGCATTGTTCCGGTAGTCGATGATGAAGGCAATGTGATCCTCGATAAAGACGAATATCCGCGCCCCCAGACAACGCGCGAAGGTCTGGCACAGCTGGAGCCCGCCTTCACCAAGATCGCGAACATTCCGCTCGATGCGAAAGGCACGACTTTCGCCGGGCTGGTAAACCAGAAATATCCTGGTCTGGAGATCAGGCACTTCCACCATGCAGGCAACAGTTCCGGCGTGGTCGATGGCGCTGCAGGCGTCCTCGTTACCTCGGAAGACTATGCGAAAAAGAACGGCCTCAAGCCGCGCGCCCGCATCGTCGCCACCGCCAATATGGGCGATGATCCGACCCTGATGCTCAATGCACCGGTCCCGGCGGCAAAGAAAGTTCTGGCCAAGGCCGGTCTGACCAAGGACGATATCGATCTGTGGGAAATCAACGAAGCATTTGCGGTCGTCGCGCATAAATTCGTCACCGATCTTGGTCTCAGCTGGGACAATGTGAACGTCAATGGCGGTTCGATTGCGCTGGGCCACCCAATCGGTGCAACAGGCTCCATCTTGATCGGAACGATCCTAGACGAATTGGAGCGCACCGGCGGCCGCTATGGCCTGGTGACGATGTGCGCAGCGGGCGGAATGGCCCCGGCAATCATTATCGAGCGGGTCGAAGACTTCGTTTAA